TGACGTTGAGCAGCTCGTAGATTTCCTGGCAGTGGGACAGCGAGATGTCGCGAAAGCGCCCCCACAATTCCAGGCATTCCTTATCGCCCGCCTGCAGCTTGACCACCAGGCTGCGCGCACGGTCGGCGAATTCTTCGGATTCGTCGAAGCGCTTCTTGGCGGCGCGGTAGAAGTTTTCCAGGTCGGCCAGCTCGTTGCTGGTGATCGGGTTCTCCTGCAGGTACGCCATCAGCATGCCGAACTGGGTGCCCCAGTCGCCCACGTGGTTCTGGCGGATGACGGTGTCGCCGAGAAACTCCAGCACCCGCGCCACGCCGTCGCCAATGATGGTCGAGCGCAGGTGGCCAACGTGCATCTCCTTGGCCAGGTTCGGCGCCGACAGGTCGATGACCACGCGCTGGCTGTCGCCGGCCTTGCGTACGCCGATGCTGGCGTCGGCCAGGGCTGCATCCAGGCGCGAGGCCAGGGCCTGGGTGTTCTGGAAGAAGTTGATAAAGCCTGGGCCGGCGATTTCGGCCTTGGTGACACTGGCGTCGGCCGGCAGCGTGGCGATGATTTTTTCCGCCAGGTCGCGCGGCTTCATGCCGGCCGGCTTGGACAGCATCATCGCGATGTTGCTGGCGAAGTCGCCGTGGGTCTTGTCGCGGGTGTTCTCCACCTGGATCGCCGGCGACAGGCCTTCAGGCAACACACCTTCGTTGACGAGTTGGGTGAGGGCTTGTTGGATCAGCTGGCGAATGGTGTCTTTCATGGTGTTCTCTTTCGACCGCAAGCGGCGGCGCGCGATGCGCAGGTGGAAAAACTGGGCATTATCCGTGGCGAGGGCGGGCTTGCCAACCGTTCCAGACCTGCGGAGCTGTTTAAGGCAGTTGTGCCCCTGTAGGAGCGAGCTTGCTCGCGAAAAACCCGAGGGCGGCGCGTGAAATCAGGATACCGCGTTATCGTTAACGATTTTCGCGAGCAAGCTCGCTCCTACAGGGGCGGGTCAGTAGAGGTCGACCGGGTCTACATCCAGTGACCATCGCACCTGTCGCCCGCTGGGCATTTGCTCCAGAGCAAGCAACCAGCTACTTAGTAGCCGATGCAGCGGTGCACGGGACGTTGCCTGCAAGAGTAGTTGAGCCCGATACCGCCCGGCACGGCGTTCCATGGGCGCGGGCACCGGGCCGAGCAACTCGATGCCGCTCAGACCCAGTTCGGCAAGCAAACGTTCGGCGGCGCTGCAGGCTTCGTCGAGGAAACCTTCGGCCTGGCCCGGCTTGTGCGCTTCGGCGCGCAGCAATGCCAGGTGCGCAAACGGCGGCAGCCCGGCGGCGCGGCGTTCGCTCAGCGCCTGCTCGGCGAAGGCAAAGTAGCCTTGTTCGGTCAGTTGAATCAGCAGCGGGTGGTCGGCCAGGTGTGTCTGGATAATCACCCGGCCCGGCTCTTCGGCACGCCCGGCACGGCCGGCGACCTGCACGATCAGCTGCGCCATGCGCTCGCTGGCGCGGAAGTCACCCGAGAACAAGCCACCGTCGGCATCCAGGATCGACACCAGCGTCACTCGTGGGAAGTGATGCCCTTTGGCGAGCATCTGCGTACCGACCAGAATGCACGGCTGGCCTTTCTGGATGGTGGCGAACAATTGGTTCATCGCGTCCTTGCGCGAAGTACTGTCGCGGTCGACCCGCAGCACCGGGTAGTCCGGGAACAGGATGCCCAGGCGCTCTTCGGCGCGCTCGGTGCCCGCGCCGACCGGGCGCAGGTCGACCTTGCCGCATTGCGGGCAGTGGCGCGGCACGCGCTCGACATGGCCGCAGTGGTGGCAGCGCAGTTCGCCGTAGCGCTGGTGCACGGTCATGCGCGCATCGCAGCGCTCGCATTCGGACATCCAGCCGCAGTCATGGCACAACAACGTCGGCGCAAAACCACGGCGATTGAGGAATACCAGGACTTGCTGGCCAGCGGCGAGGGTCTGGCCGATGGCTTGCTGCATCGGGCCGGAAATGCCGCTGTCCAGGGGCCGGCTTTTTACGTCCAGGCGTAGGAGACGCGGTTGTTTGGCGCCACCTGCGCGCTCATTCAGGCGCAGCAGGCCATAACGGCCGGTGTAGGCGTTATGCAGGCTTTCCAGGGAGGGCGTCGCCGAACCCAGCACAATCGGGATGTCTTCCTGGCGTGCGCGCACCAGCGCCAGGTCGCGGGCGTGGTAACGCAGGCCTTCCTGCTGTTTATAGGAGCCGTCGTGCTCTTCGTCGATGATGATCAGCCCGGGATTTTTCATCGGCGTGAACAGCGCCGAGCGGGTGCCGATAATAATGTCGGCTTCGCCGTCCCTTGCCGCCAGCCATGACTCCAGGCGCTCACGGTCGTTGACCGCCGAGTGCACCAGGGCGATGCGGGCGTTGAAGCGCTGTTCGAAACGCGCCAGGGTTTGCGGGCCTAGGTTGATTTCCGGGATCAGCACCAGCGCCTGTTTACCGGCTTGCAGGGTTTCGCGGATCAGCTGCAAATAGACTTCGGTCTTGCCGCTGCCGGTGACACCGGCCAGCAGGAACGCGTGGAAGCTGTCGAACCCGGCGCGGATCGCTTCATACGCGGCGCGTTGTTCGGGGTTCAGCGGCAGCTCGGGTTGCGCCAGCCAGTGTTCATGGCGCGGGTCGGGGGCATGCTTGCGGATTTCCACCTGCACCAGGCCTTTGGCGAGCAGCAGGTCGAGGCTGTCCTTGCTCAGCATCAGCTTGCTCAACAGCTGATGGGCGACGCCATGGGGATGCTGGGCCAGGGTTGCCAGGGCCTCGCGCTGGCGCGGGGCGCGGGCGATGCGTGGGTCATCGAGGCGGGCGCCAGGCGTCATCGACCAGAAACGCTCCTGGCGCGCTTCGGCCAGTTCACCCTGGCGCAGCAGCACCGGCAACGCCCAGCTCAAGGTGTCGCCCAGGCTGTGCTGGTAATACTGCGCGGTCCACAGGCACAGCTTGAACAGCGCGGGCGGCAGCGGCGGTGTGGCGTCGAGGATGGCGATGGCCGGCTTGAGCTTTTCGGCGGGCACTTCGCTGTGGTCGGTGACTTCCACCAGGATGCCGATCATTTCCCGGCGCCCGAACGGCACGCGCACACGCATGCCTGGCTCCAATTGCGCACGCGGCACGCCGGCCGGGGCCCGGTAATCGAACAGGCGGCGCAGGGGCGAGGGCAGGGCTAGGCGCAAAATGGCGTCGGGCACGCGGGGAGTCTCATATGAAAACAGGCGGTGGTGCAGGGGCGCGAGACTAGCAGACCGGCGGCACGGGTGTCCCGTCTCTGGCGTTGCACATGAGCACTGGCGCGCCAGAATTTCTGATGAAAGGGAGTTTTCGGGTGTCGCCGCCGCTTGCGCGAAAAGAAAGGTCTGGTAGAATCCGCGGCCTAATTACGTGCGGTATTCGACAATAGTGTCGAGTGGCGGCACGCTAGCCCGAGGAAGTGCCATGAAAGCCGATATCCATCCAGCGTACGAAACCATCGAAGTCACCTGCAGCTGCGGCAACAAGTTCGAAACGCGTTCGAACCTGTGCAAGCCACTGGGTACCGACGTATGCAACGAGTGCCACCCGTTCTACACCGGTAAGCAGAAAACTCTGGACACCGGCGGCCGTGTACAGCGCTTCGCAGATCGCTTTGGTGCTTTCGGCAAGAAGCCTGCTACTCCAGCAGAGTAAGGCGCAAAAGCCTTATGGGCTTTTACCCGCTGTTGAAAAAGGCGTCCCTTGTGGGCGCCTTTTTTGTGCCTGGGATTTGGCTCTGCGCTGCCCAGGCCCAGACGTTCTGCTCGGCGCCGGCATCGATGGTGCGTGTCGAGGTGCAGCGCGTGGTAGATGGCGACACCGTGCGCCTCAAGGATGGCCGCAGCGTGCGCATGATCGGCCTCAACGCCCCGGAGACCGGCAAGAAGGGGCGCCCTGACGAACCGTTTGCCATCGCCGCTCGCCAGCGCCTGCAGGCTTTGGTAGAGGCCAGTGAGGGGCGCGTCGGCTTGGTGCCAGGCCGCGAGGCCAAGGATCGCTATGGGCGAACCCTGGCGCACCTCTACGGCGCCGACGGCGAAAACCTGGAAGCACGAATATTGGCCGAGGGACTGGGCTTTCAGGTGGGCGTCGCGCCCAACGTCGACCTCGTAGCCTGCCAGCAGGCTGCTGAAAACACCGCGCGGCGGGCCGGGTTGGGTTTATGGCGGCGATCGCCGGTGCAATCGGTGGCCCAACTCAAGCGGTCCGGCTTCGCCCTGGTCAGCGGCCGAGTCAGCAAGATCGAGCGCAATCGCGGCGCAATCTGGATCGAGTTACAAGGTTCACTGGTATTGCGCATTGCACCCGATCTGGCCCGTCAATTCGACCCAGGCCTGCTCAGTGGGCTGAAAGGCAAGACAATCGAGGCGCGCGGCTGGGTGCAGGATCGCTCTCGGCGTGGAGCGCTTAAAGGTGGTCAGGCACGTTGGCTGCTGCCGATCAGCGACCCCGGCATGCTCAAAACAACGATTTAATAAAAAATTGTAGACATTTTCTAAGTTGATTGTGAACAGTCAAGCCCTTGTATCCCGTGGCTTTAGACTAAAGTACGCCGCCGCAGGGCCTTGACACCTGTGACTGACCAGTCTTGTAGGGGCTTTGCGACACGCGTATCCTCGGCGGTCCGTCGACCAACAGTAAAAGCGGAATGCCGATATGTCTGATTTGAAAACTGCCGCTCTCGAATATCATGCCAATCCTCGTCCAGGGAAGCTGAGTGTAGAGCTCACCAAAGCCACTGCCACCGCCCGTGATCTGTCGCTGGCCTACAGCCCTGGCGTTGCCGAGCCCGTACGTGAAATCGCCCGCGACCCCGAGCTGGCGTACAAGTACACCGGCAAAGGCAACCTGGTTGCAGTGATTTCTGATGGCACCGCGATCCTGGGCCTGGGCAACCTCGGCCCATTGGCTTCCAAGCCGGTCATGGAAGGCAAGGGCGTGCTGTTCAAGCGCTTTGCTGGCATCGACGTTTTCGACATCGAAGTCGACTCCGAAAGCCCGCAGGCCTTCATCGACACCGTCAAGCGCATCTCCATCACCTTCGGTGGCATCAACCTGGAAGACATCAAGGCACCTGAGTGCTTCGAGATCGAAAAGGCCCTGATCGAGCAGTGCGACATCCCGGTATTCCACGATGACCAGCACGGCACCGCAATCGTTACCGCGGCCGGCATGATCAACGCCCTGGAAATTGCCGGCAAAACCCTGGCCGAGGCGAAAATCGTCTGCCTGGGTGCCGGTGCTGCAGCTATTTCCTGCATGAAGCTGATCATCAGCATGGGCGCCAAGCTGGAAAACATCTACATGGTCGACAGCAAGGGCGTGATCCAGTCCGAGCGTACCGACCTGAACCAGTACAAGGCGATGTTTGCCCACCCGTCCTCCAAGCGCACCCTGGCTGATGCCCTTGACGGTGCTGACGTATTCGTCGGCCTGTCCGGCCCGAACCTGCTGAGCGCTGAAGGCCTGAAGTCGATGGCGCCGAACCCGATTGTGTTCGCCTGCTCCAACCCGGACCCGGAAATCTCGCCGGAACTGGCCCACGCCACCCGCAGCGACGTGATCATGGCCACCGGCCGTTCGGACTACCCGAACCAGGTCAACAACGTACTGGGCTTCCCGTTCATCTTCCGTGGTGCTCTGGACGTTCGCGCCAAGCGCATCAACGAAGAGATGAAAGTAGCGGCCGCCAACGCCCTGCGTGAACTGGCCAAGCTGCCGGTACCGCAGGATGTATGCGATGCCTACGGTGGCGCCAAGCTGGAATTCGGTCGTGAGTACATCATTCCCAAGCCAATGGATAAGCGCCTGATCACCCTGATCTCCGATGCCGTGGCCAAGGCCGCAATCGAGACCGGTGTGGCAACCCTGCCGTATCCTAAGAACTACCCGCTCAAAAGCGTGGATGATGTGTTCAACGGCTAAGCCGTTGTAGCGCACCAACAAAAAGCCCCGGCTCTCGCGAGTCGGGGCTTTTTTTGTGGCTGGCGATTTACTTGAAGTCTATGAAGAGCCAAATGTGGGAGGGGGCTTGCCCCGATTGCAGACTGTCAGCCAATGAGCTTGGTGACTGACACACCGCTATCGGGGGCAAGCCCCCTACCACATTTTGAACGCTATGGCGTTAGAACAGATCGATCGGCGCACTTTCATCCGCTGGCAGCGGGCTGCCCGGCGCAACGCCATTGCCCAGTTCGTTGACCGACGGCGGCGTGTCTTCGCTCTTGAACAGCTCAAAGTACGCGTTCGGCGTGCTTGGGGAGGCAGCGCGGCCACTGACCGGGTCGATGCGCAGGCTGAGAATGCCTTCCGGTTCCGGCTGGGTGTGCAGCGGTTTGTCCTTCAGGGCAGCGCCCATGTAGCTCATCCAGATCGGCAGCGCGACGGTGCCGCCGAACTCGCGACGACCCAGGCTCTCGGGCTGGTCGTAACCGGTCCACACCGTCGTCACGTAGTCGCCGTTGTAGCCGGAGAACCACGCATCCTTGGATTCGTTGGTGGTACCGGTCTTGCCGGCGATATCCGCGCGGCCCAGGGCCAATGCACGTCGGCCGGTACCCTTCTTGATCACGTCCTGCAGGATGCTGTTGAGGATATAGGTGGTGCGGCCATCCACGATGCGCTCGGCCACCGCCGGTGCCTGCGGCTCGGTCGGTGCGGGCGTGTTGGCGGCAGGCGTCGTGCCAGGCGTCGGCTCGATGGTGATGCCACCGTTGCTCGGTGCGGCGAGGCCATCGGTTGCCGCCACCCCATTGACCACATCGCCCGGCACCCGTGGCGGGTTAGCGGTGAATAGCGTATCGCCATTGCGGCTTTCGATCTTGTCGATCAGGTACGGCGAAATTTTGTAACCGCCGTTGGCAAAGGTGCTCCAGCCAGTGGCGATTTCCATTGGCGTGAGGGTCGCGGTGCCCAGGGCCAGGGACAGGTTCGGCGGCAGGTCGGACTTGGCGAAGCCAAAGCGGGTCATGTAGTCGATGGTCTTGCCCACGCCCATCGCCTGCAGCAGGCGGATCGACACCAGGTTGCGCGACTTGTACAGCGCCTCGCGAATGCGGATGGGGCCCAGGAAGGTGTTGGTATCGTTCTTCGGGCGCCAGACCTTGTCCAGGTACTCGTCGACAAACACGATCGGTGCATCGTTGACCAGGCTGGCGGCGGTGTAGCCGTTATCCAGTGCGGCGCTGTAGATGAACGGCTTGAAGCTTGAGCCCGGCTGGCGCTTGGCCTGGATGGCGCGGTTGTAGTTGCTCTGCTCAAAGGCGAAGCCGCCGACCAGCGAACGGATCGCACCATTTTGCGGGTCGAGGGACACCAGAGCACCCTGGGCGACCGGCACCTGGCTGAATTTGAGGCTGTCATCCGCCTGGCGCTGCACGCGGATCAAGTCGCCCACCTGCGCCACGTCGGACGGCTGCTTGGGCATCGGGCCCATGCTGTTGGTATTCAGGAATGGGCGCGCCCATTTCATGCTGTCCCACGCCACATGTGCTTCGCCGGTACGGGTCAGGACTTGTACACCATCTTTCTGCACCTGGGTGACGATGGCTGGCTCCAGGCCGCTGATGGAGCGCTGTTTGCCCAGCTCGGTGGTCCAGGCACTCAGGGTCTTGCCCGGCAGGCGCGATTCAGGGCCGCGATAGCCGTGGCGCTGGTCATAGGCGATCAGGCCGGAATGCAGCGAATGGTTGGCAATTTCCTGCAGGTTGCTCGGAACGGTCGTAGTGACACGGAAACCCTCGGTGTAGGCCTCGCTGCCATACCGGCCGACCATCTCGGCACGGGCCATTTCGGCGATGTAGGGCGCGTTCACTTCCGGCGTGGGCACGTGGTAGCTGGCGTTCAACGGTTCGGCCACGGCGCTTTCGTAAGCGGCCTGGTCAATCTTGCCGAGCTTGTACATACGCCCCAGGATCCAGTCGCGACGCTCCTTGCTACGCGCCGGGTTGGCCAGGGGGTTGAAGCGCGACGGCGCCTTGGGCAGGCCGGCAATCATCGCCATCTGCGCCAGGCTGGCATCCCGAATCGACTTGCCGTAGTACACCTGGGAAGCCGCCTCGATGCCGTAGGCGCGGTTGCCCAGGTAGATCTTGTTGACGTAGAGCTCGAGGATTTCGTCCTTGGTCAACTGACGTTCGATCTGCAACGCCAGCAGGATCTCGGTGGCCTTGCGTGAAAAACTGCGCTCGCTGGTGAGGAAGAAATTCTTCGCCACCTGCATGGTGATGGTGCTGCCGCCGGATTGAATGTGTCCGCTTTTTACCAGCTGCGTGGCTGCACGCACCAGGCTGCTGGGGTCGACGCCATAGTGGTTGGCGAAGTTATCGTCTTCAGCCGACAGCAATGCGCTGATGAAATTGGGTGGAATGTCGGCGAAACGGATCGGGGTGCGGCGCATTTCGCCGAACTCCGCGATCAGTTTTTCATCGCTGCTGTAGACCCGCAGAGGAATCTGCAACTGGATACTTCTGAGGGCCTCTACGGAGGGCAAACCCGGACTAAGGTAGAGGTAGGCCCCGCTGAGCACGAGCAGCAGCCCGCAGACGATCGCGACAATGGAGTACCCGAAAAACTTCAGCAGACGAATCAAGGCTTTTGGATTTCCAGAGAAAAGAAAGAGTTACGCGTCGGGGCATGCATGGCAAACGATGGATCGACCCGGGCAGCAGATAAAAAGCGGGAAAAAACGCTGGGCATTAAAGCATTTTCGCCTTCGGGCGTCATTCGCGCGGCTTAAACAAGTCGACCGAATGCACGCTGCCCGGCGGCAATCAGGCGGTAAGACAGGCAAAGCTTTAGGGAGTTTTATGGGAAAGGGATTTTTCAGGCGAAAACGCGACGTCGTCCTTGGCGTCGACATCAATGACCAGGGGATCAAGCTGGTCGAACTGGGCCGCTCGGCGCAAGGGTTCAGCATTCAGGGGTATGTCACGCAGCTATTGCCGGCCCATGCGATGGTCGATGGCACATTGCTCGACCTGGCGGCGGCCGGGCGGGCGTTGCACCAGGCCGTATCCCGGCTGCACAGTGGCGCGAGTCTCGCGGCCGTGGCAGTGTCGGGCCCTTCGGTGATAACGCGGGTGATCGAAATGGCTGCAGGCCTGAGCGATGAGGAAATGGCCTGGCAGATACAGATGGAAGCCGACCAGTACATTCCTTACCCGCTGGATGAGGTAGCTCTCGACTTTCAGGTGCGCGGGTCGTCGCCTCAAGGCGCGGGGCGGGTCGAGGTATTGCTGGCGGCGTGCCTGCGTGAGCAGGTCGAGGCTCGCGAGGCGGTTTTGGCCCTGGCCGGGCTGGTGACACGGGTGGTGGATGTCGAAGCGTTTGCATTGGAGCGCGCTTGCCTTCAGGATTTTGCCAGCTTCACGCCGGGGCATCGAGTCGATGGCGCACAATGGGCCGTTGATGCCCAAGGGATGGGAGTGGCTTGCGGGTTGGCCCTGAGGAGTTTCGCTGGATGACACGAATCAATCTTTTGCCCTGGCGCCAAGCGCTGGCAGAACGGCGCCGCAAATATTTCCTGGCATTGTTGCTGGCCTTTGCCTGCCTGGCGCTCGCGGCGGTGTGGCTGGCTGATCAAGTGATCGACCAGGCGATAGACCGGCAGGTAACCCGCAATGTCCGCCTGGGTGGGGAAGTTGCCGTGCAAGACTCACGGATCAAGACCATCGACGACCTGCAGGAGCGAAGCCAGCAATTGGCGCAACGCATGAAGGTTGTGCAGGACCTGCACGATGCGCGCTCATCCGGCGCTCGGCTGTTCGATCAATTGGCTCGGACGATGCCTGATGGGGTTCACCTGCACGAAGTGGTAGCGAGCGGGGATACGCTCAGCATCCGCGGCAGTGCAGACAGCAACCAGGATATCGCCCAGTTGATGCGCCGGTTGGAGGCGTCGCAAGGCGGCCACTCCGCGCGCCTCGAGCGGGTGCGCGCCGAGGGAGAGCGCGGCGATCATGAGTTCCAGCTGATGGTACGCCAGGGAGAAACCATCGAGGTGCAACCATGAGCCTGCCCCGGCTCGACTTTTCCGCACTCTCCCACAACGCTGCAAAATGGCCCTGGCCTGGAAGGGGCCTGCTTGGCTGCGTGCTGGCCGGCCTGGTGCTGTTGATAGGCGAGGTGTTGTACCTGGGGCCTTCGCGGGAGCGATTGCACGGGGCCGAGGTGCGGGAGCAAGTGCTGCGGCAACAGCTTGACGAAAAAACCGGTGCGGCCGCCGACCTTGAGGCGTACACCGAGCAAGTCAAGGTGATGGAAGAGGCTGTCGCGGGCCTTGAAGGACAGTTGCCCGGTGAGTCTGCAGTACCGGCCCTGCTTGAAGACATCGCTCGGCTGGCGGTTGCCAAAGGCGTTTGGGTCGAGGGCGTCGAGGTACTGGAGGAGGCGTTGCTGCCGTTCCATATCGAGCAGCCCTTGAAGATGGGCGCTACCGGGGCGTATCACGACCTTGCGGCGTTCGTCAGTGCCCTGGGTGGGTTGCAGCGCATTGTCACGGTGCATGACGTGGCGTTGCGGCCTGGGGGTGCCTTGTTACGTCTTGAGCTGCTGGCCAAGGCCTATCGAAGCACGTCCCAGGCAGGTAAAGCGTCCCACACAGTCGTCCCGGCCCCGCGCTTTGTCTATGACTCATCTTCCCTGCGCGACCCATTCCAGCTGCTGGCCTTGCAACCGGACCACATACCTGGGCGACCAGCCCTTGCACCGGATCTCACTCGGCCCCGCGGGCTGCTGGAGGGCATTGCAATCGATCGGTTCAACATGGTCGGTACGCTGTCGGGCGGTGGGCAGACCTACGCGTTGTTGCGTGCCGGATCGACCGTGCATCGGCTGGCGGTCGGTGACTACCTCGGGCCGGATCATGGCCGGGTCATGTCCATTCAGGAGGGACATGTCGAACTGCTCGAGCGCTTTCCCGATGAACAGGGCCTCTGGCTGGAGCGTCCACGAACATTGGTGCTAAACGTCAACTCATAACGGAATCAAACAATGAAAAGGATTTTCTCGTCCTTCGGTGTGGCGCTATGGATAGCGTTCACGGCGCCGATGGCTGCTGCTGTACCCAATCGCGTCGACCTGATCCACCTGCCGCCGCCCGAAAGCCCACCTGCGGTGGGTTATACGGGCGACAGACTGAGCCTTAATTTTCAGAACATCGAATTGCGCGCGGCGTTGCAGCAGATCGCCGACGTCGCAGGCCTCAACCTGGTGGCCGGGGACGAAGTGCAAGGTTCGATCACCCTGCGGCTCAAGGATGTGCCCTGGGACCAGGCGCTGGACCTGGTGTTGCAAGCCAAGGGCCTGGATAAACGCGTGAAGGCCGGCGTATTGCTGGTGGCTCCCGCCGATGAAATGGCCGCTCGTGAACTGCTGACGCTGGAGGCGCGCAAGCAGTTGGCGGAGCTGGCGCCGTTACGTCGGGAATTGCTGCAGGTCAATTACGCCAAGGCAGCCGACCTGGCCAAGCTGTTCCAGTCAGTGACCGGCTTTGAAGGCGCGACCGACGAGCGCGGTTCGGTGGCGGTAGATGATCGCACCAACAACATCATTGCCTACCAGACCAGTGAGCGGCTGGAGGAACTGCGACGGATCGTGGCGCAGTTGGACGTGCCGGTGCGCCAGGTGATGATCGAGGCACGCATCGTCGAGGCCAATGTCGATTACGACAAAAGCCTGGGCGCACGCTGGGGCGGGCGCCTGGATCGCGGCAATTGGAGCGCTGGCGGGATTCCCAAGCCCCAGGCGGACGGTGCACAGCCCCCCGAGAACCCACCCAGCTCACCCTTTGTCGACCTGGGTTCGCTGACCGGCACCTCTGGCCTGGGGCTGGCCTTTATCACCAACAACCTGCTGCTCGACCTCGAACTGACCGCCATGGAAAAATCCGGCAATGGTGAAATCGTCTCGCAGCCCAAGGTGGTCACCTCCGACAAGGAAACCGCGCGCATCCTCAAGGGCACCGAGATTCCCTACCAGGAATCCACGTCCCAGGGCGCTACCTCGGTCTCGTTCAAGGAAGCCTCGCTGTCGCTGGAGGTCACGCCGCAGATCACCCCCGACGACCATGTGATCATGGAGGTCAAGGTCACCAAGGACGAGCCCGACTATCTGAACAAACTCAACGACGTTCCACCGATCAAGAAAAACGAGGTCAACGCCAAGGTCCTGGTCAAGGATGGCGAGACCATTGTCATCGGCGGGGTTTTCT
Above is a genomic segment from Pseudomonas sp. R5-89-07 containing:
- a CDS encoding PilN domain-containing protein codes for the protein MTRINLLPWRQALAERRRKYFLALLLAFACLALAAVWLADQVIDQAIDRQVTRNVRLGGEVAVQDSRIKTIDDLQERSQQLAQRMKVVQDLHDARSSGARLFDQLARTMPDGVHLHEVVASGDTLSIRGSADSNQDIAQLMRRLEASQGGHSARLERVRAEGERGDHEFQLMVRQGETIEVQP
- a CDS encoding penicillin-binding protein 1A, whose product is MRLLKFFGYSIVAIVCGLLLVLSGAYLYLSPGLPSVEALRSIQLQIPLRVYSSDEKLIAEFGEMRRTPIRFADIPPNFISALLSAEDDNFANHYGVDPSSLVRAATQLVKSGHIQSGGSTITMQVAKNFFLTSERSFSRKATEILLALQIERQLTKDEILELYVNKIYLGNRAYGIEAASQVYYGKSIRDASLAQMAMIAGLPKAPSRFNPLANPARSKERRDWILGRMYKLGKIDQAAYESAVAEPLNASYHVPTPEVNAPYIAEMARAEMVGRYGSEAYTEGFRVTTTVPSNLQEIANHSLHSGLIAYDQRHGYRGPESRLPGKTLSAWTTELGKQRSISGLEPAIVTQVQKDGVQVLTRTGEAHVAWDSMKWARPFLNTNSMGPMPKQPSDVAQVGDLIRVQRQADDSLKFSQVPVAQGALVSLDPQNGAIRSLVGGFAFEQSNYNRAIQAKRQPGSSFKPFIYSAALDNGYTAASLVNDAPIVFVDEYLDKVWRPKNDTNTFLGPIRIREALYKSRNLVSIRLLQAMGVGKTIDYMTRFGFAKSDLPPNLSLALGTATLTPMEIATGWSTFANGGYKISPYLIDKIESRNGDTLFTANPPRVPGDVVNGVAATDGLAAPSNGGITIEPTPGTTPAANTPAPTEPQAPAVAERIVDGRTTYILNSILQDVIKKGTGRRALALGRADIAGKTGTTNESKDAWFSGYNGDYVTTVWTGYDQPESLGRREFGGTVALPIWMSYMGAALKDKPLHTQPEPEGILSLRIDPVSGRAASPSTPNAYFELFKSEDTPPSVNELGNGVAPGSPLPADESAPIDLF
- a CDS encoding malic enzyme-like NAD(P)-binding protein, whose product is MSDLKTAALEYHANPRPGKLSVELTKATATARDLSLAYSPGVAEPVREIARDPELAYKYTGKGNLVAVISDGTAILGLGNLGPLASKPVMEGKGVLFKRFAGIDVFDIEVDSESPQAFIDTVKRISITFGGINLEDIKAPECFEIEKALIEQCDIPVFHDDQHGTAIVTAAGMINALEIAGKTLAEAKIVCLGAGAAAISCMKLIISMGAKLENIYMVDSKGVIQSERTDLNQYKAMFAHPSSKRTLADALDGADVFVGLSGPNLLSAEGLKSMAPNPIVFACSNPDPEISPELAHATRSDVIMATGRSDYPNQVNNVLGFPFIFRGALDVRAKRINEEMKVAAANALRELAKLPVPQDVCDAYGGAKLEFGREYIIPKPMDKRLITLISDAVAKAAIETGVATLPYPKNYPLKSVDDVFNG
- the rpmE gene encoding 50S ribosomal protein L31, with the protein product MKADIHPAYETIEVTCSCGNKFETRSNLCKPLGTDVCNECHPFYTGKQKTLDTGGRVQRFADRFGAFGKKPATPAE
- the pilM gene encoding type IV pilus assembly protein PilM, coding for MGKGFFRRKRDVVLGVDINDQGIKLVELGRSAQGFSIQGYVTQLLPAHAMVDGTLLDLAAAGRALHQAVSRLHSGASLAAVAVSGPSVITRVIEMAAGLSDEEMAWQIQMEADQYIPYPLDEVALDFQVRGSSPQGAGRVEVLLAACLREQVEAREAVLALAGLVTRVVDVEAFALERACLQDFASFTPGHRVDGAQWAVDAQGMGVACGLALRSFAG
- a CDS encoding pilus assembly protein PilP, translated to MSLPRLDFSALSHNAAKWPWPGRGLLGCVLAGLVLLIGEVLYLGPSRERLHGAEVREQVLRQQLDEKTGAAADLEAYTEQVKVMEEAVAGLEGQLPGESAVPALLEDIARLAVAKGVWVEGVEVLEEALLPFHIEQPLKMGATGAYHDLAAFVSALGGLQRIVTVHDVALRPGGALLRLELLAKAYRSTSQAGKASHTVVPAPRFVYDSSSLRDPFQLLALQPDHIPGRPALAPDLTRPRGLLEGIAIDRFNMVGTLSGGGQTYALLRAGSTVHRLAVGDYLGPDHGRVMSIQEGHVELLERFPDEQGLWLERPRTLVLNVNS
- a CDS encoding primosomal protein N' → MPDAILRLALPSPLRRLFDYRAPAGVPRAQLEPGMRVRVPFGRREMIGILVEVTDHSEVPAEKLKPAIAILDATPPLPPALFKLCLWTAQYYQHSLGDTLSWALPVLLRQGELAEARQERFWSMTPGARLDDPRIARAPRQREALATLAQHPHGVAHQLLSKLMLSKDSLDLLLAKGLVQVEIRKHAPDPRHEHWLAQPELPLNPEQRAAYEAIRAGFDSFHAFLLAGVTGSGKTEVYLQLIRETLQAGKQALVLIPEINLGPQTLARFEQRFNARIALVHSAVNDRERLESWLAARDGEADIIIGTRSALFTPMKNPGLIIIDEEHDGSYKQQEGLRYHARDLALVRARQEDIPIVLGSATPSLESLHNAYTGRYGLLRLNERAGGAKQPRLLRLDVKSRPLDSGISGPMQQAIGQTLAAGQQVLVFLNRRGFAPTLLCHDCGWMSECERCDARMTVHQRYGELRCHHCGHVERVPRHCPQCGKVDLRPVGAGTERAEERLGILFPDYPVLRVDRDSTSRKDAMNQLFATIQKGQPCILVGTQMLAKGHHFPRVTLVSILDADGGLFSGDFRASERMAQLIVQVAGRAGRAEEPGRVIIQTHLADHPLLIQLTEQGYFAFAEQALSERRAAGLPPFAHLALLRAEAHKPGQAEGFLDEACSAAERLLAELGLSGIELLGPVPAPMERRAGRYRAQLLLQATSRAPLHRLLSSWLLALEQMPSGRQVRWSLDVDPVDLY
- a CDS encoding thermonuclease family protein — translated: MGFYPLLKKASLVGAFFVPGIWLCAAQAQTFCSAPASMVRVEVQRVVDGDTVRLKDGRSVRMIGLNAPETGKKGRPDEPFAIAARQRLQALVEASEGRVGLVPGREAKDRYGRTLAHLYGADGENLEARILAEGLGFQVGVAPNVDLVACQQAAENTARRAGLGLWRRSPVQSVAQLKRSGFALVSGRVSKIERNRGAIWIELQGSLVLRIAPDLARQFDPGLLSGLKGKTIEARGWVQDRSRRGALKGGQARWLLPISDPGMLKTTI